Proteins encoded in a region of the Mycolicibacterium duvalii genome:
- a CDS encoding sugar phosphate isomerase/epimerase family protein, with product MSSAAGHGVDARLSVHDVTFFGAPADELRAYWAALGVARLSLIDAELNDPVLTKAVAAQGYAVETVYHLFGTTDGLMRVIDSAAAAGARVVYMLTGGRGDLTWEQAAARFCEAVAPCVEHAQRAGVALAIENASSLYADIHIAHTLADTVALAEQAGVGVCIDLFHCWAEADLAALFARAMPRTEMIQLSDYVLGDRALPARAVPGDGAIPLEALIAQAVSLGYRHGFDLELIGPRIDAEGRLTAARRACEVASGILERVSGSGDGLR from the coding sequence GTGAGCAGCGCGGCGGGACATGGCGTCGACGCGAGACTCTCCGTGCACGACGTCACCTTCTTCGGCGCCCCTGCTGACGAACTGCGCGCGTACTGGGCAGCGCTCGGTGTGGCCAGGCTCAGCCTGATCGACGCCGAGCTGAACGATCCGGTGCTGACGAAAGCGGTTGCCGCCCAGGGTTATGCGGTCGAGACGGTGTACCATCTCTTCGGCACGACCGACGGTTTGATGCGGGTGATCGACAGCGCCGCAGCCGCCGGCGCCCGCGTGGTCTACATGTTGACGGGTGGGCGCGGTGACCTGACCTGGGAGCAGGCCGCGGCCCGCTTCTGCGAGGCCGTGGCGCCCTGCGTCGAGCACGCCCAACGGGCCGGTGTCGCACTGGCCATCGAGAACGCGTCGAGCCTTTACGCCGACATCCACATCGCGCACACGCTGGCCGATACCGTCGCGCTGGCGGAGCAGGCCGGGGTCGGAGTATGCATCGACCTCTTCCATTGCTGGGCCGAAGCGGACCTGGCCGCGTTGTTCGCGCGTGCCATGCCGCGCACCGAGATGATCCAGCTCAGCGATTATGTGCTGGGCGATCGCGCCCTGCCCGCCCGCGCGGTTCCCGGTGACGGTGCGATCCCGCTCGAAGCCCTGATCGCGCAGGCGGTGTCGCTCGGCTATCGGCACGGTTTCGATCTCGAGTTGATCGGTCCGCGCATCGATGCCGAAGGCCGGTTGACCGCAGCCCGACGCGCCTGCGAGGTGGCCTCGGGGATAC
- a CDS encoding LLM class flavin-dependent oxidoreductase: MKVQPAAFLRTTLPLDLSGLDQLDSGRYHSIWLPDHMVSFWPDSIWTPEFTDLAVASPSPHRHLDAMAVAAAAAVRTQNVPLVTSVVDTVRRHPALLAQSALTIDHLSAGRFILGLGSGEKENIEPYGFDFSRPVSRFEEALQVIRLLWDSEGPVDFDGKFFTLRHARLDTEPYGGKTPPIWIGASGPRSLEIAGRYADGWWPTGAWTPEDYAEKLAVVRQSAELAGRDPMAITPCYIQVSFMGRDEDALAEILQAPLVKSFLLQVSAPVLERFGFVHPMGPDWRGFHDIDPATLTRERILDFLGRVEPEMILAVAPHGTPQQVARTVMDYVDAGLRVPKILDYGAMAGLDYAAASAEYVRAAEDELLTLCGDGR; encoded by the coding sequence GTGAAGGTCCAACCGGCAGCGTTCCTACGCACCACGCTGCCGCTGGACCTGTCCGGGCTCGACCAGCTCGACAGCGGCCGTTATCACTCGATCTGGCTGCCCGACCACATGGTCAGCTTCTGGCCGGACTCGATCTGGACCCCGGAGTTCACCGACCTTGCGGTTGCCTCGCCGTCACCGCACCGCCACCTCGACGCGATGGCCGTCGCGGCGGCCGCGGCGGTCCGCACGCAGAACGTGCCGCTGGTCACCAGCGTTGTCGACACCGTACGCCGGCACCCGGCGCTGCTGGCGCAGTCCGCGTTGACCATCGACCACCTGTCGGCCGGCCGCTTCATCCTCGGCCTGGGCAGCGGCGAGAAGGAGAACATCGAGCCGTACGGGTTCGACTTCAGCCGCCCGGTCAGCCGCTTCGAGGAAGCGCTGCAGGTCATTCGCCTGCTGTGGGACAGCGAAGGACCCGTCGACTTCGACGGCAAATTCTTCACCCTGCGACACGCGCGCCTCGACACCGAACCCTACGGCGGGAAGACCCCGCCGATCTGGATCGGCGCCAGCGGTCCCCGATCCCTCGAGATCGCCGGCCGCTACGCCGACGGATGGTGGCCCACCGGAGCGTGGACGCCGGAGGACTATGCCGAAAAGCTCGCGGTGGTACGGCAATCCGCGGAGCTTGCGGGCCGCGACCCGATGGCGATCACCCCGTGCTACATCCAGGTGAGCTTCATGGGCCGCGACGAGGACGCGCTCGCCGAGATCCTGCAAGCGCCGCTGGTGAAGTCGTTCCTGCTGCAGGTCTCCGCACCGGTGCTGGAGAGGTTCGGGTTCGTCCATCCGATGGGGCCCGACTGGCGGGGCTTCCACGACATCGACCCGGCGACGCTGACCAGGGAGCGCATCCTGGACTTCCTCGGCCGGGTGGAACCCGAAATGATCCTCGCGGTCGCGCCGCACGGCACGCCGCAGCAGGTGGCGCGCACGGTCATGGACTACGTCGACGCCGGCCTGCGGGTGCCCAAGATCCTCGACTACGGCGCGATGGCCGGACTCGACTACGCCGCCGCATCCGCCGAGTACGTGCGCGCCGCGGAGGACGAACTGCTCACCCTGTGCGGGGACGGCCGATGA
- a CDS encoding sulfotransferase family protein, protein MSAALDAAELLSRVRGLTGLSEWGDPTFEQRFGLAVDLLNGLGMGEPGLRRAAEVCEWLLTTRLEFFEDRNRFPLADEVIEAPMFVTGEPRSGTTLMHALMSVDPQNRALRFWEVMYPSPPPGATGSDDRRRARADADWREINAALPKWLHSHPYNDMLGDGLPEDERTWAFDFRVMTPTAWWRVPMPTVVGGLPTDAAAQYRIHRGMLAALQYRRPRKRWVLKGFHGFRLPEFFAAYPDATLLWLHRDPVQVAASRTMMMADIADGIVGEVDLKAAARLHLDLTRASIANTMTHPMVDDPRIMHVRYLDFVADPVQTVRAYYEFCGRELTGDAEAKMRTYLATNKGDRHGKFEYSTRVLTDIGEDLDALHEEFRPFRERFGVPVEKR, encoded by the coding sequence ATGAGCGCCGCACTCGACGCCGCCGAACTGCTGTCCCGCGTCCGGGGTCTGACCGGGCTGTCCGAGTGGGGGGATCCCACGTTCGAGCAGCGCTTCGGGCTGGCCGTCGATCTTCTGAACGGCCTGGGTATGGGCGAGCCGGGCCTGCGGCGCGCCGCCGAGGTCTGCGAGTGGCTGCTGACCACCCGGTTGGAGTTCTTCGAGGATCGCAACCGATTCCCGCTCGCCGACGAGGTGATCGAGGCGCCGATGTTCGTCACCGGCGAGCCGCGTTCGGGCACCACGCTGATGCACGCACTGATGTCGGTGGACCCGCAGAACCGGGCACTGCGATTCTGGGAGGTGATGTACCCGTCACCGCCGCCGGGCGCCACCGGCTCCGATGATCGCCGCAGGGCGCGTGCGGACGCCGACTGGCGCGAGATCAACGCGGCACTGCCGAAATGGCTGCACAGCCACCCCTACAACGACATGCTCGGCGACGGCCTGCCCGAGGACGAACGCACCTGGGCATTCGACTTCCGGGTGATGACGCCGACCGCGTGGTGGCGGGTACCGATGCCGACGGTCGTCGGCGGCCTGCCGACCGACGCGGCCGCGCAATACCGCATCCACCGCGGCATGCTCGCGGCGCTCCAGTACCGTCGTCCGCGTAAACGCTGGGTGCTCAAAGGCTTCCACGGATTTCGGCTGCCCGAGTTCTTCGCGGCCTATCCCGACGCCACCCTGCTGTGGCTGCACCGCGACCCGGTGCAGGTGGCGGCGTCGCGCACGATGATGATGGCCGACATCGCCGACGGCATCGTCGGCGAGGTGGACCTCAAGGCCGCGGCGAGGCTGCATCTGGACCTGACCCGGGCCAGTATCGCCAACACCATGACGCACCCGATGGTCGACGATCCGCGCATCATGCACGTGCGCTACCTCGATTTCGTCGCCGACCCCGTGCAAACCGTCCGCGCCTACTACGAGTTCTGCGGGCGCGAGTTGACGGGTGACGCCGAGGCGAAGATGCGTACCTACCTGGCGACCAACAAGGGGGACCGGCACGGGAAGTTCGAGTACTCGACGCGTGTGCTCACCGACATCGGCGAGGACCTCGACGCACTGCACGAGGAGTTCCGGCCCTTCCGGGAACGCTTCGGCGTGCCCGTGGAGAAGCGGTGA